The DNA window GGTTTTCGCCttgtaataaatatgtaataaatatcttAGCACACTGTACATGTTGAGCACTTATCTTTCTCCATTTGAAAGTCTTTCTCCAGAGTCATAATGTCTTAGAGGCGTCTCAGTGCCTGGGGAGTGGGGATTTTGCAGCAAGTCCATTAACAAAGCAATCTTATTATCTATGTGCTCCTGGAGTTTATACATTTGCTGATCGATGTGGTCCATAAGTTTCTTCTCCATCAGTTccatatttttagaaagaatctTTTCCAAGTAGGAGCAAACAGGTTGCTCTtccattctaaaaataaatgtaaaagtaatcATTATCTCTAATATTATACCCCAAACAACCAAACTATACTACAAGCAGTCAACACACATTGCTGACGTTTGTCTCCACAACTGTGCTTTATCTCCTTATGACACACTTCCAGGTTCTAAAATACATGCACAACAGGCACCCACAATCCTGAATGCCCAAagcattcttattttcttaattcgCTAAACATTTAAGCAAACAATTGACATGAGAATATACAAGTGAAGATGATACAATTTCTACCCTCAAAGAACAAGTCTTTAGAAAGGGTCTTTTTGATTCTGAGCTCCAAATCAAAACCGGTCTTGCCGAATTTCAGTCTCATGTATGTCTTCCAAGGACATCCCCAAGCAACCCTACAATTTAAACAGTCTTGTCGTTTTTCATCCACGCAACGTGACTAAAGTACCGAAAGGTTCTTTTCTAACCTACTacgaaaacatttaaaaatgaatgtagCTGGAATGggcaaaagaaagtaaaaataaaaagtacgcCAGTTTCTAAAGTTCACGATGAATGAACACTAGGACACTGAATTTCAGAGTGTAGTCCACAAACCCCTGGGGTCTCCATGACTTTTTCAGGGGTTCTGAGAGGccaaaagtaattttataataataccGTTACTTGAACTTCTCATCCTCATATTCTCCTGAACATACAATGACATTTTCCAGAGGCTANNNNNNNNNNAGACCTAAATTTCTACGCCTGCTGCTATGTTTTGATTCTCTCTGCCCTGATGTCTGGCGCCAATATGAGAATCAATAAACGCCGCACAAGCTGAGGACGACAGACACACGACTGCGGACGATCAGCCCACACGCGGAAGGCGCCCACCTGCCGCCCAGAGCACCGCGAACACTCTGGCCCCTGCCGGTTCCACAGTACTCCTCTCCCAAGTACACTTCCATGTTTCGGGCGGAACTTAAAACGCCCACAGAAGCGATTTCTTCCCCGCCCTCGGGGTCACATCGCAGGTAAAGGAAGCAGGGGTTTCCATCCCGGCCGCTCGGGCTGCTCCTCAAAACCACCAGGTCCGGCCTGAAAAGCAAGGTGTTCGAAACGTCACCCAGGATCGTCCTGCGAACACGGCCCATAACGCGCTCGTGGCCGCGGACCTCTCCCAGCTCACGTCCCTCCGCCTCTGGGGTCCAGCACCGTGCCGGGCGCCCCCACACGCTGTTACACGGACACGGGGGCTGCAGGCATCGGGGCCTCCCCGCTACCGGGTCCTGCGTCACCGACGGTCTACGCAACGCCCTGGAACTGTTCTCATTCCCACAGAAACTGCACCGGCACCGCCTGCGCGCACAGCAGCGCGGAGCAGGGCACGAGGCACAGGGGCGTCTTTCCAGCTAAGCCGGCGGGGCTCCTCCACGGCTGGCGCGCTCCCGCCCGTCCCGGCCGACAGGGGCTTCCGCGGGGCGGCGGGAGGGCGCGGACTCCGAGGCCGCCAGGGCCCTAGGGGCCACAGGCCCGCCTCAGGGACGCGCCGAGACGCCGCGTTGCGGGTCGCCCCACGCTCCCGCCCCGGGCAGCCGCCGGCCCGCGGAcccgcccccgccgccggccCTCGCCGCCCGCAGACACCTGTCGCCCGCTCTGCTCCCGCAGGGACCCCGGGCCGCACCCTCTCCCTCACGGCCCCCGCCGCCCCTCAAGGCTCCCCCAGGAGCGTGGCTGTCACCAAGCGGCACCCCCAGTCCCGCCGGCCCGGCGCACCTCGGGGCAGGCGGCGCCAGCAGCTCCTCCCAGTCGAAGTCCCGGGCGCCGGGACCAGCCCGGGCGAGATGGAGGCTCTGGGCCAGGGCCCCGCATGCGGCATCCCAGGAAGAGGCCAGCATCGGGCGGCGGGTCAGTGCCGCGTCCCCGCTCCCGCTCTCCATCGTGCCGGCTCCAGCCCAGGCCGGCCCCGGAACCTCTCTTCTAGCGCTTGGGTTTCCGCCGGGGCCCAGTGGAAGAGAAGAAGCAGAGCAACTTCCAGCTCGCCTGGCTTCAAACCCAAGAGCCGCCGCTACCCGCTCCAGCTGGGAGAGAAACTCCTACTGCAGACACGCATGCGCATGCCAACAGGCTTCCAAACCGGCGGGGCGAGCTCAAGCGCGGAGCCTGCGTACTGACAGCGCTCGGCCTACCGCTGGAGCTGTGCGCAGGCGCGGTGCGGTGCGCGCGGGAGCTGGGGCGGTTTTTCGACGTTGCCGCGGAGAAATAGCAGGCGGTGTGGCCGGCGGTTGCTAGGCGGTTGGGGAAGGTTGCTCCAATGAGGAGAGTCGGTCGTCAGGTAGATGTGGTGTCGTCCGCCACGTGACCTGCAGGCCGTCCTCCCCACCCTCACGGCCTCTGGATGGGAAGCGGTTACACGGGGCGACGGGGCGACGGGGCGGCGGGGCGGCCCCGGAGTTGGGTGGTCCTCTCCCTCGTCATCCTCCCCACGTACATTCTGGCTCTCTAGGGTGGTCAGGGGGAGGCTTGAGCGTGGGGGCCGGGGGCCCGGGCCTTTGGCTCCCAGCGGACCGTGCCGGGGTGCAGCCGAGACGGCGGACCTGGGGCTCTGAGGCCGCAGGAACCAGGGTCGCCGGGGTTGGACGGAAGATGGAGAAAGACCCAGGGCAGGGGGGCCCGCACTGCGCGTTCTGCTCTCCTGGCCCTGGCGAGAGCGAGCAGAAACGGGGCCCGGGGTCTCTGGTGGAGTAGAGTCTGAGCTGGGCACTGAAGGACCTTGAAGCTTTGGGGCCAGAGAAGTGGGAGCAGATGGAACTTTCTGGATGCCTGGCGGGGTAGGAAGGTAAATGGTGCCTCCCCACTACCGTTATCCATCCTCTTCCTAAAGAGGCCTGTGCGGATAAGTTTTccctcttttcaaagaaaaaagcaaattagatTATAGAAAAGTGGAACGTCGGATTTTTAAGTCCTTAATTGTAAAGGTCCTAGTTTGCAAAGATTGTTTTACTACTCCAGAGTCATTCTAGGTTGTCTACGTCAGTATTTCTGTCCTGTATGTCCTGCTTCCTCTGttcataaattaattttcattcataTTAACGTATTTGGACAGTCTAAAGGAAAATAGGCTCTTCTTCACAAACACCAATCTGCAATTTAAGGAGCGAGATCCTTAAATTGAGATTGTTGACTTCCTTAAATAAGGCTGAATGACCAGGAATCAGAAAACTAAGGACTGCAGtggtctcctttttctttcattcccgTACAGCCAATAAATCGCtaagtcttgatttttttaaagggaaccTCTGTCTGTCTCCATCTCGGCTGCTTCTCTTTTTGGGCACTAGCTTTCGTTTGAATAATTCCAGGAGTTTCTTTACTGTCATTAGACTTCGTTCTCCTCACCTCCTTACATCTTCTGCActgccctctgctccttctggTGCTTGATGCTCCTGACTGAGTCACCATCATCTTTACTGTTTAGCACAGCACACAAAGCCTTGTGTACTCTTgactcctgcctgcctccctgcctcctccaaccCTTGCATATGCTtttctctacctggaatgccctttctTTTGGATAGTAGGGGGAATCCTGTTTATCACTCAAAATCAAGCAGATATCCACTCTGCTATAGAATAATTCCTCTGTACTACACCTAACACTTTTTAGGTATGtcaaagaaaaaccagagctggacagtaaaaacagattttatttaaaactattgCAGTAGAGGAAAAGACCTCAGTATAGAACTGGGCTCAATTCTAAATAGAGCATGgacaagtgggaatttatagccaaagGTAGGGGGTTAGTGGGTGGAAAAGTACTAAGAGGAAACATTAAGGGTCAAGGGGGTTCTGACTAATCTGGCCTAACAAATTTTGCTGAACAGAGGCCAGAGTGATCAGACAACACTGGCAGGATGGTGGAGGTTGCGGAACCTGATTGGATATTAAGGGTGATCAGATTTGGAGGATGGGGCACTCTTGCTAAACTGACTAAGGGTTTttgctaaaactggattttacaGGGAGGTACACAGATGAGCCTAGGAGAAGGTTCAGGAGGCTGagtaaagtttggtcaaggaagGAATCTTTGTTAGGTACTGTAATTCTCTTGTGGTTTCAGACTTTATCAGTTTACGTATTTGTGTTCCCTACCATCTGTAGGCTTGCTGAGATTGCTGTTTGGCTCACATTCTGGAAACAGATCTGAAATATGCTCCTAAAGAGCATATTGAGTTCTGACGTATAAATGAGCTATAACAGACTTTAGAATAGATGAGTATTTAGataagtttaaatttaatttttttaaatttttaaaatttaatttaaataagtttaaatttaaatttaaataatatgagTATTAAAATAAGATGAACCATGCAATTTTTTACTCacctattttgttgttgttttctgaggaagatttgcccagagctaacatctgttgccagtcctccttttctttgcttgaggaagattagccctgagctaacatctgtgccagtcttcctctattttgtatgtgggatgcctccacagcatagctgatgagtggagtaggtccacacacaggatccgaacccatgaacccagaccaccaaagtggagagcaagGAACGTTAACCACTctgcaacagggccagcccctactcatCTATTTTAAAGTTTGTTATAGCTCATTATTACATCAGAACTCAATATGCTCTTTAGGAGCTTATTTCAGATCTGTTTCCAGAATGTGAGCCAATGCATGtttgaaagatatattttagaaaaaagtgaCTTGGGGTATTAATTTTCTTGGGCCTTTTCAGTTAGTAATACAACAATTTAGATGTTGACCATCCTAATTTTAAGTATAGCGAATTCTTACTGTATATTCTCTGCCTGATACCCAGGAGTATACTTCCCAGCAAGGTGGTTATGGAAATTTAACTTACCCTCTCAGCCAGTACCACTTGGGTTGTACCtcatctcctcccttctcttttcctctggtcCTTGCAGGTCCCGTGATTGCCAGGAATTCCTTCTTCTCACTCTTTGTCGGTGCTGGACCTGCAATTAAGGAAGgagtggaaaagaaagaggagcctCCCTACCCTTTTCCCCTAACTTCATTTAtagctgctccccacccccacctcattTAGAACCTCTGTTCTGGTTAGCAACATTGCTGGACTCTATACAGTTTTCAATACAGCCTGGCCTTTCTGAGGAAATGTAGAAATGGTGGGGAAGCTCTTGATCTATAGCTGAATCTGTGCGCACATCCATGATTATTACCTATGTGACACCTTATTCTAAAGCTGTTTTGTGCAGTAAAGGGTTAACTCGAGAAGTTTGGGATCTTCAAAATTTGGACATTCCAAAGAAAGACATGGCTCTTGACCGGCTCCTTGAAATATCTTCTAAGCCATTGGAATATTCTGCTTGATAAGattgtccttattttttatttttctgctttttctccccaaatccccccagtacgtagttgtatattttagttgtgggtcttctagttgtggcatgtgggctgccgcctcagcatggcctgatgagtgatgccatgtccctgcccaggatccaaatcggtgaaaccctgggccgccgaagtggagcgcgcgaacttaaccacttggccacagggccagcctgaaGATTGTCTTTATAATAGGAGCCTTGGGCCCCACAAGTTAGGTTATGCTGacaatgtgatttatggtgaGGGGCCACACTCTTGGTTTGACCTCCGAAGGCGCTAAAGACTGAGCAACTCATGTCAGCACTTGGGTGCTCTATGCCTACGTGACTGACCCCCAATAAAAAACCTTGGACATAAGACTTGGATGAACTTCTCTGATTGGCAGTACTCTGCACATGTTGTCACACGTCAGTCCTGGCAGGATTAAGTGCTGACCTTTAACTCCACTGGGAGAAGACAGCCAGAAGCTTGCACCTGGTCTCTCCTGGATTCTGCCTTATGTGCTTTTGCTTTACTCATTTTAATCTGTGTCTGTTcatgtttaaaaatctgttataTGGCACACACAGTTAGCCACAAGACATGGTTATGTCTCATAGCCATGTTGAACTTATAAccatgagtataacagcttttcTAAGTCCTAGCAAATCACTgaacctgagggtggtcttggtGACCCCGACACAGCTGTGGTCATCAGTATATGTCAAGAATTGAACATTCTTTCATTAGTAACAGCAATTAATCATAAGTGAGGAGAGTAGTAGAATTTTATTAGGGGATAGTGAGCGTGGCTTTAAAAAAGAACCCCACACTATTGTTACATGCTTTTTTTTGCTTCCCTACGTCTGTCTGCCCTCACTGCCCTAGAGTCTTAGTAAAgagaataattaagaaataaaattaggggaaagatttctttaaaaatacacatatagatATTAGTGGTGAGGTAAGTAGAGATCACATATCCATGTTTTGTTGGTAACTGTGGGTCTTATAACAGATTCTTAAAACTTTGGTTTCAGGAGCCTTTACCCCCTTAAATTATTGAAAACtgcaaagagcttttgtttatttggttttgtcttcctaatttaaaaaaattggggctggcccggtggcgcagtggttaagttcacatgttctgcttcagcggcctggggttcgccagttcgggtcccgggttcggacatgggaccgcttggcaaaagccatgtcgtggtaggcgtcccacgtataaagtagaggaagatgggaatagatgttagctcagggccagtcttcctcagaaagaagcggaggattggcagtagttagctcagggctaatcttcctccaaaaaaaaagacaaaaattaataacTTTGTTCTGCTTGGATCTACAGTAATATACACTAATGTGAATGAGTCCAACAGAGTGGATTGCAAAGGTAACGAGTATTGAGTAACAAATATCTGGAAAACTCCACTCTAGCTTCAGAATACCTGGCTTAAAATGAACTTTCATAATGGACCCATTTCATGAGATTGTTTTATCCTGCATTCTTGGGAACTCGGCAGTGACTTAGATTGTTTACCTAGAGTTTTAAGGTCTAGATGAACCAACTCTTCTTTTGATAAGTTAATAATGAAGGAAAGTAGCATCCCAGGTAAATCAACTATAGGATGTATTTtgccattttctgttttgtttttgtgacaCTCGCACATTCTGAAGAAGTAACCCATCAAAAGTTCTACATAatgggagaagagccaagatggcgccgtgagtagtcctctttgtctctcgcccttcgagtctacaattatttggacacttatcgcttgacaaaggatatccagacagcatctcaggacgtctgagacacacacgcgactatacatcggaaggcggatggactttcctccgggaggaggtagaaataggtgagggctctccgaccccgacgggcagcctggtacccgcaagcggctttcttccaacggacgcccccagaggatccacgcacatctagggcaggagcgagaacacaacagaggagcgacgctggaaacaggtgaccagaaccctacctaaaccccctgcaattactcctaaacgcagagggaaactttggagttgcacacctgagcccgcggggagagtctctccccgccattggcggggggatccagcctggtgct is part of the Equus quagga isolate Etosha38 unplaced genomic scaffold, UCLA_HA_Equagga_1.0 71265_RagTag, whole genome shotgun sequence genome and encodes:
- the LOC124234115 gene encoding ATPase PAAT-like, producing the protein MESGSGDAALTRRPMLASSWDAACGALAQSLHLARAGPGARDFDWEELLAPPAPRPDLVVLRSSPSGRDGNPCFLYLRCDPEGGEEIASVGVLSSARNMEVYLGEEYCGTGRGQSVRGALGGRWAPSACGLIVRSRVSVVLSLCGVY